Proteins from one Esox lucius isolate fEsoLuc1 chromosome 19, fEsoLuc1.pri, whole genome shotgun sequence genomic window:
- the dus2 gene encoding tRNA-dihydrouridine(20) synthase [NAD(P)+]-like isoform X1, with product MMANKENMTARTVGSLCFRNINALAPMVRVGTLPMRLLALDYGADIVYSEELIDIKMAQCQRVVNEVLETVDFVAPDERVMFRTCKKEKEHVVLQMGTADPDRALIVARLVENDVAAIDINMGCPKEYSTKGGMGAALLSNPDQIEAILRTLVNGVSKPVTCKIRILPTLEETVSLVKRIEGTGVSAIGVHGRLKDERPRHPVHCDVIKAVSQSVSIPVIANGGSLDLIKAHADFEEFRKATGASSVMVARAAMWNPSVFRSQGLLAVEEVMKEYLKYAVRYDNHAFNTKYCLCQILREKVESPLGKQLLSAQTNEEICEAYGLQEYYKKTQAELQTRRDAIQTNRGDPNHPVLDGDVTTMRVKFERREYPGEFSPKMFLLEWSRKENLEQPAYETIQRSQDRAFQSIVTMAGKKYRSTLWEKSKKFAEQAAAIVCLRVLGLPEGRVGEGHSGLVGKRKREEKRKDSPNEEDATVGCEARKRPLSENPAEPRASSGASTLPNGVTHKASAV from the exons GCgaacaaagaaaacatgacagCCAGAACAGTGGGCAGCTTGTGTTTCCGAAATATAAATGCATTGGCTCCTATGGTGCGTGTTGGCACCTTACCAATGAGACTGCTGGCACTGGATTATGGGGCTGATATTGTGTATTCTGAG GAGCTGATTGACATCAAAATGGCACAGTGTCAGAGAGTTGTCAATG AGGTCTTGGAAACGGTGGATTTCGTGGCTCCTGATGAGAGAGTTATGTTTAGGACCTGCAAAAAGGAGAAAGAGCATGTTGTCTTACAGATG GGAACTGCGGACCCGGACAGAGCACTTATTGTAGCCCGGCTTGT GGAGAATGATGTGGCGGCCATTGACATAAACATGGGTTGTCCTAAAGAATACTCTACTAAG GGTGGAATGGGAGCTGCTCTCCTCTCGAACCCGGACCAAATTGAAGCA ATTCTTAGAACCCTTGTAAATGGAGTGTCAAAACCAGTGACGTGTAAAATCAGAATCTTGCCCACG CTGGAAGAGACTGTTAGTCTGGTCAAGAGGATTGAGGGGACAGGAGTTTCTGCTATTGGCGTGCATGGCAG GTTAAAAGATGAAAGACCAAGACACCCTGttcactgtgatgtcatcaaggCTGTGTCCCAGTCTGTGTCCATTCCTGTCATTGCCAA TGGTGGTTCTCTGGACCTGATCAAAGCCCACGCTGACTTTGAGGAGTTCCGGAAGGCCACCGGAGCGTCCTCTGTGATGGTTGCCAGGGCAGCTATGTGGAACCCATCAGTGTTCCGGAGTCAGGGACTGCTGGCCGTGGAGGAGGTCATGAAGGAGTACCTCAAATAT GCCGTCCGCTATGACAACCATGCCTTCAACACGAAGTACTGCCTGTGTCAAATTCTGAGAGAGAAGGTCGAGTCTCCGCTGGGGAAGCAGCTGCTGTCGGCCCAAACCAATGAAGAGATCTG TGAGGCCTATGGGCTGCAGGAATACTACAAGAAGACCCAGGCAGAACTACAGACCAGAAGGGATGCCATCCAAACTAACCGTGGTGACCCCAACCACCCGGTTCTTGACGGTGATGTCACTACAATGCGTGTCAAATTTGAGCG GAGGGAGTACCCCGGTGAGTTTAGCCCTAAGATGTTCCTGCTAGAGTGGAGCCGCAAGGAGAACCTGGAGCAACCAGCATATGAGACT ATACAGCGCTCTCAAGACCGGGCGTTCCAGTCTATAGTAACAATGGCAGGAAAAAAGTACAGGTCCACTCTGTG GGAAAAGTCAAAGAAGTTTGCCGAGCAGGCTGCTGCTATAGTCTGCCTGCGTGTCCTGGGCCTGCCTGAGGGGAGGGTTGGTGAAGGGCACTCTGGGTTGGTAGgcaagaggaagagggaggagaagaggaaggatTCCCCAAACGAGGAGGACGCCACTGTAGGATGTGAAGCCAGGAAAAGACCGTTGTCTGAAAACCCAGCGGAGCCACGCGCGAGCAGTGGAGCGTCAACTCTTCCAAACGGTGTGACGCACAAGGCCAGCGCGGTGTAA
- the dus2 gene encoding tRNA-dihydrouridine(20) synthase [NAD(P)+]-like isoform X2 codes for MTARTVGSLCFRNINALAPMVRVGTLPMRLLALDYGADIVYSEELIDIKMAQCQRVVNEVLETVDFVAPDERVMFRTCKKEKEHVVLQMGTADPDRALIVARLVENDVAAIDINMGCPKEYSTKGGMGAALLSNPDQIEAILRTLVNGVSKPVTCKIRILPTLEETVSLVKRIEGTGVSAIGVHGRLKDERPRHPVHCDVIKAVSQSVSIPVIANGGSLDLIKAHADFEEFRKATGASSVMVARAAMWNPSVFRSQGLLAVEEVMKEYLKYAVRYDNHAFNTKYCLCQILREKVESPLGKQLLSAQTNEEICEAYGLQEYYKKTQAELQTRRDAIQTNRGDPNHPVLDGDVTTMRVKFERREYPGEFSPKMFLLEWSRKENLEQPAYETIQRSQDRAFQSIVTMAGKKYRSTLWEKSKKFAEQAAAIVCLRVLGLPEGRVGEGHSGLVGKRKREEKRKDSPNEEDATVGCEARKRPLSENPAEPRASSGASTLPNGVTHKASAV; via the exons atgacagCCAGAACAGTGGGCAGCTTGTGTTTCCGAAATATAAATGCATTGGCTCCTATGGTGCGTGTTGGCACCTTACCAATGAGACTGCTGGCACTGGATTATGGGGCTGATATTGTGTATTCTGAG GAGCTGATTGACATCAAAATGGCACAGTGTCAGAGAGTTGTCAATG AGGTCTTGGAAACGGTGGATTTCGTGGCTCCTGATGAGAGAGTTATGTTTAGGACCTGCAAAAAGGAGAAAGAGCATGTTGTCTTACAGATG GGAACTGCGGACCCGGACAGAGCACTTATTGTAGCCCGGCTTGT GGAGAATGATGTGGCGGCCATTGACATAAACATGGGTTGTCCTAAAGAATACTCTACTAAG GGTGGAATGGGAGCTGCTCTCCTCTCGAACCCGGACCAAATTGAAGCA ATTCTTAGAACCCTTGTAAATGGAGTGTCAAAACCAGTGACGTGTAAAATCAGAATCTTGCCCACG CTGGAAGAGACTGTTAGTCTGGTCAAGAGGATTGAGGGGACAGGAGTTTCTGCTATTGGCGTGCATGGCAG GTTAAAAGATGAAAGACCAAGACACCCTGttcactgtgatgtcatcaaggCTGTGTCCCAGTCTGTGTCCATTCCTGTCATTGCCAA TGGTGGTTCTCTGGACCTGATCAAAGCCCACGCTGACTTTGAGGAGTTCCGGAAGGCCACCGGAGCGTCCTCTGTGATGGTTGCCAGGGCAGCTATGTGGAACCCATCAGTGTTCCGGAGTCAGGGACTGCTGGCCGTGGAGGAGGTCATGAAGGAGTACCTCAAATAT GCCGTCCGCTATGACAACCATGCCTTCAACACGAAGTACTGCCTGTGTCAAATTCTGAGAGAGAAGGTCGAGTCTCCGCTGGGGAAGCAGCTGCTGTCGGCCCAAACCAATGAAGAGATCTG TGAGGCCTATGGGCTGCAGGAATACTACAAGAAGACCCAGGCAGAACTACAGACCAGAAGGGATGCCATCCAAACTAACCGTGGTGACCCCAACCACCCGGTTCTTGACGGTGATGTCACTACAATGCGTGTCAAATTTGAGCG GAGGGAGTACCCCGGTGAGTTTAGCCCTAAGATGTTCCTGCTAGAGTGGAGCCGCAAGGAGAACCTGGAGCAACCAGCATATGAGACT ATACAGCGCTCTCAAGACCGGGCGTTCCAGTCTATAGTAACAATGGCAGGAAAAAAGTACAGGTCCACTCTGTG GGAAAAGTCAAAGAAGTTTGCCGAGCAGGCTGCTGCTATAGTCTGCCTGCGTGTCCTGGGCCTGCCTGAGGGGAGGGTTGGTGAAGGGCACTCTGGGTTGGTAGgcaagaggaagagggaggagaagaggaaggatTCCCCAAACGAGGAGGACGCCACTGTAGGATGTGAAGCCAGGAAAAGACCGTTGTCTGAAAACCCAGCGGAGCCACGCGCGAGCAGTGGAGCGTCAACTCTTCCAAACGGTGTGACGCACAAGGCCAGCGCGGTGTAA